TTGACTGAACGGGACTGATTCTATAATGGTGGATTCGAGCGGATAATCGTTTTCGCGCTCGCCCATGTCCACGAGATTGTAGAAATCGGGCAACACGATATCTGGCTTCACGCCGTCCAACTGGGTCGTTTTGCCGGTGACCCGATAAAATTTCTGAATCGTCAGTTTCATCTCGCCGAGGGGCTTCACAGATTCGTTGCTGGTGGAGTTGTCGAGGTCGAGAAAACGCTGAACGGTACCTTTGCCATAAGTGTGCGCCGAGCCGACAACGACTGCGCGGCCATAGTCTTGCATGGCGGCTGCGAGGATTTCGGATGCGGATGCGCTGAAGCTATTGACCATGACGATGAAGGGGCCGCCCCATTGCACACGGGGGTCATTGTCGGTCATGATTTCGGGCTTGCGCGTACGGTTTTTCACCTGCACGATGGGGCCTTCTTCGATGAAAAGGCCGCTCATCTGTACCACATCGCGGAGCGAACCGCCGCCATTGTCGCGCAGGTCGAGGATAAGCCCTTTCACGTTTTCCTTTTTGAGTTTCTCGATTTCCTTGGCCACGTCTTGGGCGCATGAGGTCAGCCCTTGCGGCGTGAAATCGGCGTAAAACTTCGGCAAATAAATGTAACCTACTTTTTCAAGTTTTTCCTCGCCGCCGAGGATGAGCGACTTGGCGAACCCCTCTTCCATGATGACCACGTCGCGCGTGATGGTGATGACCCGCTCTACTCCATCGGGTTTTTGGATGGTAAGCGTGACTTTTGTGTTTTTGGGGCCGCGAATTTTGCCTACCACGTCATCAATGTCCCAACCCATCACGTCCACCGATTCGGCATCGGACTCGCCTTGCGCGACTTTTAGGATTACGTCTTTGGGTTGCAGCGCCCCTTGTTTCCATGCAGGGCCTCCGGGCACGATTTCGGTGACGGAGGTTTTTTCGCCGTCGCTTTGCAGGCGTGCGCCGATGCCTTCAAGCTTGCCTGACATTTGAATGTCGAAATTTTCTTTTTCCTTGGGCGAATAGTAGCCGGAGTGGGGGTCGAACACGTTGGTGATGGCGTTCAGGTACACTTCCAAGCGGCGGTTGCGGTCGGCCTTTTGCAGCCGTTTGAACCACTTGTCGTAGGTATCCAACACTTTTTGGCGCTGTTCGGCTTCCAGTTGGGCGAATGTCTTTTTGTCGCCCGTGAAATCGGGCTTGCTTTGCTTGCTGAGTTCCTCCGTGACGCGCGAAAGCACTTCATATTTCATCTGCTTCACCCAGCGGTTGCGCAGATCGGTGTCATCTTTTGCCCAATCGAGCTTTTTGCCATCGCCTTCGTGCGTTTCGTTTTTGGAAAAATCCAATGGCTCGGACAGTATCTCGCGATACCAATTTTGGGTCTTCGAAACCGCCTTGTCCATGAGTGTCACGGAGAGGTTGAAAAACTGGAAGGTGCCCCGGTTGGCTTCATCGTCCAATTGTTTCTCGAACACTTTGAGTTGATCAATATCTGCCTTTGTGAAAAAACGTTTGCCCCCGTCCAAATCGTCCAGATAAAGGCCATAAACTTGTTGCGAAAAGTTGTCGTCAACGGTTTTAGGTTGAAAATGCAATCGGTTCATGCCCTGCAAAATAGCCTGCATGAGGGCGGCTTCTCGCTGGGGGTTGTTGGTTGTGCTCTGAAATGGATTGTACTGGCTGACGAGAAATGCGATGCCAGCGACGCCA
This genomic interval from Saprospiraceae bacterium contains the following:
- a CDS encoding carboxy terminal-processing peptidase; amino-acid sequence: MKLKTSVVLFSFIGVAGIAFLVSQYNPFQSTTNNPQREAALMQAILQGMNRLHFQPKTVDDNFSQQVYGLYLDDLDGGKRFFTKADIDQLKVFEKQLDDEANRGTFQFFNLSVTLMDKAVSKTQNWYREILSEPLDFSKNETHEGDGKKLDWAKDDTDLRNRWVKQMKYEVLSRVTEELSKQSKPDFTGDKKTFAQLEAEQRQKVLDTYDKWFKRLQKADRNRRLEVYLNAITNVFDPHSGYYSPKEKENFDIQMSGKLEGIGARLQSDGEKTSVTEIVPGGPAWKQGALQPKDVILKVAQGESDAESVDVMGWDIDDVVGKIRGPKNTKVTLTIQKPDGVERVITITRDVVIMEEGFAKSLILGGEEKLEKVGYIYLPKFYADFTPQGLTSCAQDVAKEIEKLKKENVKGLILDLRDNGGGSLRDVVQMSGLFIEEGPIVQVKNRTRKPEIMTDNDPRVQWGGPFIVMVNSFSASASEILAAAMQDYGRAVVVGSAHTYGKGTVQRFLDLDNSTSNESVKPLGEMKLTIQKFYRVTGKTTQLDGVKPDIVLPDFYNLVDMGERENDYPLESTIIESVPFSQNAYHITDMGKLKSASEARVSSNETFKKINDNAARLRKMKDQSQYPLQADKYRQWHQRQKEEAELYENLFTPIDGFSLKNLGEDLQQIQSDTSRTARNDSWLKDKKKDIQLFEAFNIMQDMIRLDALAGKN